AAAAAGACTTTGAAATTCTTCGTGACTATTTCCGTAACGACTTACCTGAAGATGACTATGCGAAAGGATTAAACCGTTATAGACGTTATTCACGTGCACTCGTATTACCAACGAGTCAACAAATCGAATGGCTACCAAACATTCAAAAAGACGGTAAAGAATATGCAGCTTACTTCCAAGGTAAATTTAACCCAGAACACCCGGGTGATTACCGTGAATTCGCAGCAATTGATGATCATATTTTAAACAATACACTGCTTCAAAAAATCATTATGGCAGATTATAATGAGACGTTTTGGAATGAAGAAGATCTTATCATGCCAATCCACGTCGGTGTACATTTTGTAAAACTTCGCGTTGAACATGAAGACGACGTCGCGGTTTCATCACCAAACTCGTTACATCAAGACGGTGAGCCTTTTACATTTGCACACCTGATTGAAAGAAGAAACGTTGAAGGTGGAACGAATGCGATCGGAATCCCGGAAGTGCGTCATAAACTTCCAGAAGAAACAACAGACGGTGAACTACACGAAGTATTTGAAATTACAGAGCCGTTAGAATCATATGGGGTCGCAGACCACATGGTCAGCCATTACGTTAGTCCAATCACGCGTGGTGAGAAGGATGAAGAGGGTCTAAGATCGGTCCTTCTTATCGATTATCAACTGACAGTTGTCGCTGAAATGGAAGAATAAATATACTTCTTTTTAATAAATATTAAGTTTTACGCATATAAAACGTTTCCATGATATAATAATTAAAAACAGATAAAGGAGATAGGTCTATGACGATTCAAGATTTTGTAATTGACTTTGCATTTGCATCTATCCTCGTCTTAATTGGACAGTTCCTCAGATCTAACTTAAAAGTATTCCAAAAGTTCTTCATACCTGCGAGTGTACTCGCTGGATTTTTAGGGCTAATATTTGGTCCAAACGGGCTTGGTTGGATACCATTTTCTGAGGCAATGGGTGGTTATGCTGGACTTTTAATCATTTTAGTATTCGTAGTCGTTGGAGTTAACGGTTTTGAATTTAAACGCGGGTCCGGTGAAGAATCACAACTTAAACGTATTCTCGGATATCAAATATTTAAAATTATCGTGTGGGCACTACAAATTTTCGTACCACTCGTATTTACAATTTTCGTTCTAAAGAAAATTTGGCCAGGGCTAAACGATGGCTTTGGAATGTTACTTCACTCTGGATTTTACGGTGGACACGGAACAGCGGCAGCTGTCGGTTCAACGTTTGCAGATTTAGGGTTTGAAGATGCACAAGATATTGCGATCACATTCGCGACGTTCGGTATTTTAACAGGTATATTCGGAGGAATTTTTTTAATCAACATCGCAGCACGTAAAGGTCAGACAGCTTATATGAAAGACTTTAAGTTCATAGATGGAGATATGAAAACTGGACTGATTTCATTCCAAAACAGACGTCCATTCGGTCAGCAAACAATCTCATCTGTTTCGTTAGATACACTAACATATCACGGTGCATTTATCATCGCATTAACAGGGATGACAATCGTACTTAACAGATGGCTTGCAGAGCATGTATTAGCTGGAATTCCTGACTTTACGCTCGGATTCATCTTAGCGCTTATATTCTTCTTACTAATGAGAAATACACCAGTATATGATTACATCGACAAAGATGTGAATACGAGAATTTCTGGTTCCGCAACAGATTACCTCGTTGTTTTCGGTATAGCTTCAGTTAAACTAGATGTCGTTATGTCTTATGCTGGACCGATTATTTTATCACTTATCGTCGGTTGGTTACTTGTGTTCATTATCATTTGGCCACTCGGTAAGGCATACAGTAAAAATGATTGGTTCGAACGCTCAATTTTCGTATACGGTTATTTAACAGGAGTATTCGCAATCGGATTTGTATTATACAGAATTGTCGATCCTGACAACATCTCTGAAACAATTGAAGATACAGCGATGACACCAGCCACGAACATTGCCGAAATTGTCGTGTGGTCACTGTTCCCAGCACTACTAATTAGTGGGCAGTGGCTCATTGCAGCAGCAATTCCATTTGTAATTCTTATCGGAAGTGTTATCGCAACAAAAGTTACAGGCACATGGGTCTTTAACGTACCAGATAGCGAACGAAACGTATTAAAAAATCAAATGAAATAACAAAACATCCACGTCTATCAAATGATAAACGTGGATTTTTCTATTACCAACCAATATCGTCAAGTGGAATGAACTACTCACCTAAAGTTGGACACTAAGATCCAACATTATATTTTTAATAAATTAAGCTAAGTTTCTACTTTTCTTTTTGTATCTCTAATTGATAATCATCGTTCGCTTCATTAATAATATTAGTTTTAAGTAAAAAAATAGTTACAATTAATGTTAAAACCCCAGCAAATATATTGACTACAAAATATAACTCCAAGTCATAGAGCAAACCAAATATGAAAAAGCCTATTGGCATTGTCATCATAGAGAAGACAGAAATTAAAGAAAATACTCTCCCTTTCATAGAATCATCAATAGTTGTTTGATAGTAACTCATGATAGGTGTATTAACAAATTGAACAGTTAAAGTAATTAATATAAATAATAATGAAATCAAAATAGTATTTCCTATATCACTTAACTCTAAATATATTGGTAAAGGTAACAGAGCAATAATAATCGCAAATAATATGCTAAATATTTTAGCAATCGACAAAGGCTTTTCAAAAACTTTCACCGTACTAATAATCATGCCACCTAAAATAGTACCTACAGATGATAATGCCGCATAACAAAATCCTACTAAAGTTGAATTAAGTTCTAAAATATTGATTAGCATCTTAGCAGGCAATATACTAATTGTTGTCGTAACAAAGTTTATAAAGAATAAATAGACTATAATCATTTTAAGGATGCTACTCTCTTTAATATATTGAATTCCACCCGAAACATCTTTGAAGAATTGTTTTATACTCGAAATTTCTTCGTTTTTTTCCTCAATCTGATTCTGTTGTTTAAATTTTAAATTAAAGTCAAAACTTAATGCGATGATATTAAATACAATAAAAATCATAATCATTATTTCAAATGAAAAAATTCCAATTAAAGCACCTGCTATAATGGGTCCTAAAAGTGATGCAGATTCTGTTAGTATAGACGAGTATCCATATACTTTTTGAACTTTATCAACATTAAATAATGCAGTAATCGCTGACTGAAAAGCATTCCCAACAAAAGATCCTGTAATCGTCAGTAGTGCCGTAGTAATATACAAAGCGACTAAATTAAATCCAAAATAGTATGTATAGACTAATAATCCTATTAATATAAGAGGATCAAGTGCTTCACCCAGGATAATTATACTTTTCTTGTTTCTAGAATCTGATATCACACCTGCTACTGGTAAGAATAATAGTGATATAAGAGTAAAAATTATTAAGTTAATAGACGAATATATAGCGGAACCAGTGTAATACATAATGTAAAACGATACTGCAAATGTATAAGTGTTACTACCAAAAGCAAGAAATGCGCGACTGAGTAAATATAAAATTAAGTTTTTATTCCAAAAACCTTCTTTAGTCATTATTTCACTCCCTTTAATCAAAATAACTGTCTATAAATACATAGTAATTACAATCATTATTATTAAATCTATTCATTAATTCAATTAAACCTGAACCCCTAGATCTGCATTACTATTACCATAATTTTATATGGAATTACCCACTCTTTTCTTTCTCTTGTTCTAAATAATACACAATATAGAGAGCGGTTTCAACTTTAATTGAGCGAATATTTTAAGTTTTGGAATATTAAAGTCCGTTTTTCTATTACCTTACCTATTGGCATGTTCATCATTCATATAGTTATTATTTCAACTCACTAAAGAAAAAATTTTTCGATGAATTAAATTAAAAATTGTTTATAATGAGGTGTTTATAACATATGAAGAATTAGAAATAGCAATTAATATATCGATTATTATAAAAACTATACTATTCAGCTCAAATTAAAAGTATGCCTCCTGAATTCTTCAAGAGACATACCTTAAAACCAGCATAATTCCAAATAGTACATATTGGTTAACACATCATTATAAAACGTGGGTTTACTATTACCAACCGATATCTTCAAGTGGAATGAACGTCGGAATTAACGAACCGCCATAAGTATCTAAGATTAGTTGTTTCGTATCATCTTCTTGGAAAAGTTCAGCAATTCTATTCAGTGTTTCGTTATCTTTATCTTCAGCACGGACTGCGATAATGTTAACGTAAGGCGTCGCTGTGTCATCTTCTAAGAAGATAGAATCGTTTTGAATATCAAAACCTGCGTCACTTGCGATTCCGTTGTTGATCGCTCCAGCTGTAACGTCATCTAATGTTCTTGGAATTTGAGCTGGCGCAACTTCTTTAAATACGATGTTTTTCTTGTTTTCAACAATCGCATCTTCGATTGAATCTAAACCGTTATAGTTATCGACTAATTTAATAACTCCCGCTTCTTCTAAAAGCATTAACGCACGACCTTGGTTTGAAACGTCGTTTGGTAATGCGATTGTGTCTCCTTCTTTTAACTCACTTAAATCTTTGATTTTGTTAGAGTAAATTCCCATTGGTGCTAAGTTAGTCGTTGCGATCGGTACTAAGTCTAAATCTCTTTCTTTAATAAACTCATCGAAGTAAGCGACTGTTTGGAATGCGTTCGCATCGATATCACCGTCAGCAAGTGCAGTGTTTGGTTGAACGTAGTCATTAAACGATACGATTTCAATATCAATACCTTCTTTTTTCGCTTTTTCAGCGACAAAATCCCAAACTGTCGTGTCTGTACCACTAACTCCAATTTTCACTTTTTCGTTATTACCACATGCGCTAAGGACAACGATAGATATAAGTGCTAAAAATAATACATGTAATTTATTCATTATAAAATTTCCCCTTTTAATTTTTACTTTCTTCTAACTATTCTTGATAATCCATTTCCAAGTGACTGTAATCCTTGAACTAAAACGACGAGGATAACTACTGTGACTAACATCGTCATACCATCAAATCTTTGATAACCGTAAGTAATGGCTAAGTCTCCAATTCCTCCACCACCAACAGTTCCAGCCATCGCTGATGCTCCGACTAAACCGATCGTAGCGATTGTGAAGTTTAAGATGAGTGAACCTAACGCTTCCGGGATAACGAATCTAAAGATGGTTTGTAGAGGCGTTGCGCCCATCGCATCTGCCGCTTCAAGCACACCGTCATCTACTTCTAGTAGCGATGATTCTACGAGTCTCGCAACATATGGTCCTGCATAGACGACCATCGGTACAATCGCAGCAGCTGTTCCAATTGAGCTTCCGACGATGAGTCTCGTAAACGGTATAATTGCAACGAGTAAGATGATAAATGGTATTGATCTTAAAATGTTAATAACGAAACTAAGTATAGTGAATGTTATTTTTTCTTCTAAAATTCCACCATTCCTTGTGACGTATAATAGCACCCCAAGTGGAATCCCAAGTAAAATACTAAAGACAAACGATATCGTCACCATTTGAAGTGTTTCAACGAGTGCACTTAAAATTCGATCAGTACTCACTAGCATTTCTTGTCACCTCACTATATAAGACCTCTTGTTCTGTTAAAAATGCTTTAACTTTCTCGATTTCATCCGCTTCACCGATAAATTCGACAATTAGATTACCAAACGGTGTACGTTGAAGCTCTGTAATGTTTCCAAACAACACGCTCGCTTCAACGTCATAGCGTTTTGACAATTGACTAAGTATGGGTTTGCCTGCACTATCTGCGATGAAATTGAGTCGGTAAATATGACGTTTTTTCTCATCACTTAATAGTCTAAGTACGAAGTCCGGAACTTCGCTATGCATGACTGTGTTTACGAATTTAACACCCGTTCTCGTGCTTGGATTTGAGAATATATCAAACACGCTGCCAGACTCTATCACTTCACCGTTTTCCATAATCGCAACTTTGTCGCAGATTTCTCTCACGACGCTCATTTCGTGTGTGATGAGTAAAATCGTAATGTTATATTCTTCATTTACTCTCTTAAGTAAAGATAAAATCGATGCTGTCGTTTCAGGGTCTAAAGCACTCGTCGCTTCGTCACAGAGTAAAATTTTTGGTTGTGTTGCGAGCGCTCT
Above is a genomic segment from Nosocomiicoccus massiliensis containing:
- a CDS encoding methionine ABC transporter permease; protein product: MLVSTDRILSALVETLQMVTISFVFSILLGIPLGVLLYVTRNGGILEEKITFTILSFVINILRSIPFIILLVAIIPFTRLIVGSSIGTAAAIVPMVVYAGPYVARLVESSLLEVDDGVLEAADAMGATPLQTIFRFVIPEALGSLILNFTIATIGLVGASAMAGTVGGGGIGDLAITYGYQRFDGMTMLVTVVILVVLVQGLQSLGNGLSRIVRRK
- a CDS encoding 2OG-Fe dioxygenase family protein; its protein translation is MSELKTKGYKRYDYMKELYYEGIEKDFEILRDYFRNDLPEDDYAKGLNRYRRYSRALVLPTSQQIEWLPNIQKDGKEYAAYFQGKFNPEHPGDYREFAAIDDHILNNTLLQKIIMADYNETFWNEEDLIMPIHVGVHFVKLRVEHEDDVAVSSPNSLHQDGEPFTFAHLIERRNVEGGTNAIGIPEVRHKLPEETTDGELHEVFEITEPLESYGVADHMVSHYVSPITRGEKDEEGLRSVLLIDYQLTVVAEMEE
- a CDS encoding methionine ABC transporter ATP-binding protein, which encodes MIQIENVSKTFNRKGVTTEALKNVSLDIKEGEIYGIVGFSGAGKSTLLRTINHLTTPTSGEVIVDGKHLSKANSKEIREIKKDIGMIFQHFNLLNSKTVFKNVAMPLILSGTPKEEVEKRVNELLDFVGLKDKAQNYPDELSGGQKQRIGIARALATQPKILLCDEATSALDPETTASILSLLKRVNEEYNITILLITHEMSVVREICDKVAIMENGEVIESGSVFDIFSNPSTRTGVKFVNTVMHSEVPDFVLRLLSDEKKRHIYRLNFIADSAGKPILSQLSKRYDVEASVLFGNITELQRTPFGNLIVEFIGEADEIEKVKAFLTEQEVLYSEVTRNASEY
- a CDS encoding sodium/glutamate symporter, coding for MTIQDFVIDFAFASILVLIGQFLRSNLKVFQKFFIPASVLAGFLGLIFGPNGLGWIPFSEAMGGYAGLLIILVFVVVGVNGFEFKRGSGEESQLKRILGYQIFKIIVWALQIFVPLVFTIFVLKKIWPGLNDGFGMLLHSGFYGGHGTAAAVGSTFADLGFEDAQDIAITFATFGILTGIFGGIFLINIAARKGQTAYMKDFKFIDGDMKTGLISFQNRRPFGQQTISSVSLDTLTYHGAFIIALTGMTIVLNRWLAEHVLAGIPDFTLGFILALIFFLLMRNTPVYDYIDKDVNTRISGSATDYLVVFGIASVKLDVVMSYAGPIILSLIVGWLLVFIIIWPLGKAYSKNDWFERSIFVYGYLTGVFAIGFVLYRIVDPDNISETIEDTAMTPATNIAEIVVWSLFPALLISGQWLIAAAIPFVILIGSVIATKVTGTWVFNVPDSERNVLKNQMK
- a CDS encoding MetQ/NlpA family ABC transporter substrate-binding protein; translation: MNKLHVLFLALISIVVLSACGNNEKVKIGVSGTDTTVWDFVAEKAKKEGIDIEIVSFNDYVQPNTALADGDIDANAFQTVAYFDEFIKERDLDLVPIATTNLAPMGIYSNKIKDLSELKEGDTIALPNDVSNQGRALMLLEEAGVIKLVDNYNGLDSIEDAIVENKKNIVFKEVAPAQIPRTLDDVTAGAINNGIASDAGFDIQNDSIFLEDDTATPYVNIIAVRAEDKDNETLNRIAELFQEDDTKQLILDTYGGSLIPTFIPLEDIGW
- a CDS encoding MFS transporter, whose amino-acid sequence is MTKEGFWNKNLILYLLSRAFLAFGSNTYTFAVSFYIMYYTGSAIYSSINLIIFTLISLLFLPVAGVISDSRNKKSIIILGEALDPLILIGLLVYTYYFGFNLVALYITTALLTITGSFVGNAFQSAITALFNVDKVQKVYGYSSILTESASLLGPIIAGALIGIFSFEIMIMIFIVFNIIALSFDFNLKFKQQNQIEEKNEEISSIKQFFKDVSGGIQYIKESSILKMIIVYLFFINFVTTTISILPAKMLINILELNSTLVGFCYAALSSVGTILGGMIISTVKVFEKPLSIAKIFSILFAIIIALLPLPIYLELSDIGNTILISLLFILITLTVQFVNTPIMSYYQTTIDDSMKGRVFSLISVFSMMTMPIGFFIFGLLYDLELYFVVNIFAGVLTLIVTIFLLKTNIINEANDDYQLEIQKEK